A single window of Achromobacter xylosoxidans DNA harbors:
- the rpmF gene encoding 50S ribosomal protein L32 produces MAVQQNKKSPSKRGMHRSHDFLVNPSTAIEPTTGETHLRHHISPNGFYRGRKVLKTKADE; encoded by the coding sequence ATGGCCGTTCAACAAAACAAGAAGTCCCCGTCCAAGCGCGGTATGCACCGCTCGCACGATTTTCTGGTGAATCCGTCGACCGCGATCGAACCCACCACGGGCGAAACGCACCTGCGTCACCACATCAGCCCCAACGGCTTCTACCGTGGCCGCAAGGTCCTGAAGACCAAGGCCGACGAATAA
- a CDS encoding Rne/Rng family ribonuclease, producing the protein MKRMLFNATHQEELRVAIVDGQKLIDLDIETAGREQRKGNIYKGVITRIEPGLEACFVNYGEDRHGFLPFKEVARSFFKEGVDVRTARIQDALREGQELIVQVEKEERGNKGAALTTFISLAGRYLVLMPNNPRGGGVSRRVEGEDRQELRDTMEQLELPQGMSIIARTAGIGRNVEELQWDLSYLLQLWTAIDGAARDNSAPILIYLESSLVIRAIRDYFSPEIGEILIDTDEIADQATAFMSVVMPDNVQRVKRYRDDIPLFSRFQIEHQIETAYSRTVQLPSGGAIVIDHTEALVSVDVNSARSTRGADIEETALRTNSEAADEVARQLRLRDLGGLIVIDFIDMEDSKNQRAVEQRLRDALHFDRARVQMGKISRFGLMELSRQRLRPALNEGSHITCPRCNGTGVIRDAESSALHVLRLLQEEAMKENTAAVHAQVPVDVATYLLNEKRADITKMEARLKVNLVLIPNKHLETPHHHIERLRHDDPRLEEVKTSFELVEAPATDAPWQPRESEIKARPEALVKGITPSQPAPVSTPAPAPAPAAAPAQSGGGLLKRLFGWLTGNSEPAKTAPAAAQEETGAKRAASPARGKGRGAHDGQERRGERHGSDRNRNRRGESRTEGAEGGEGGRHHIRGNRRPEGERGERQERGERNNRNERGERDQAVQAAQASNRPDVAPEAAGDDAGAGRNRRRGRGRNRREEGQADTPMSEQESMVAALAQSVATALPEAKQPADAQAEPAEAVELAAEGVPATEGAEAGADPERKRRRRRSRRGRRSADEAGVAGSDEQLEDGAEDDAGEQAENLTASAPAAAAPVAAAAPAADVPATPVQAPAQQAEAVQAEAAPAPVQAEQAPAAAIEPQAAQPTQTAAPEATAPVAVDPASQVSEPAAPVATPVQAAVVEPVVEPVVTTAPAAPAEPEAAAAPVVTPAPAAAPAQAAPTSAQPIVVPATAPSAKAQTLHEVVNAAGLQWVETDPERHAQTQLRIAAAHTPVRLGRERKPVAPVSNEPLVQVETRH; encoded by the coding sequence ATGAAGCGCATGCTGTTCAATGCGACGCACCAGGAAGAATTACGCGTCGCTATCGTCGATGGGCAAAAACTCATCGACCTCGACATCGAGACTGCCGGCCGCGAACAACGCAAAGGCAACATCTACAAAGGTGTCATCACCCGGATCGAACCCGGCCTTGAAGCTTGCTTCGTCAACTACGGCGAAGACCGCCATGGCTTTCTTCCCTTCAAGGAAGTGGCCCGCAGCTTCTTCAAGGAAGGCGTCGACGTCCGCACCGCCCGCATCCAGGACGCCCTGCGTGAAGGTCAGGAACTGATCGTCCAGGTCGAAAAGGAAGAGCGCGGCAACAAGGGCGCCGCCCTGACCACGTTCATCTCGCTGGCCGGCCGCTACCTGGTCCTGATGCCCAACAACCCCCGTGGCGGTGGCGTTTCGCGCCGCGTCGAGGGCGAGGACCGCCAGGAACTGCGCGACACGATGGAGCAGCTCGAGCTGCCCCAGGGCATGAGCATCATCGCCCGCACCGCCGGCATCGGCCGCAACGTCGAAGAACTGCAATGGGACTTGTCGTACCTGTTGCAGCTCTGGACCGCCATCGACGGCGCCGCGCGCGACAACTCCGCGCCCATCCTGATCTACCTGGAATCCAGCCTGGTCATCCGCGCCATCCGCGATTACTTCTCGCCCGAGATCGGCGAGATCCTGATCGACACGGACGAGATCGCCGACCAGGCCACCGCGTTCATGAGCGTGGTGATGCCGGACAACGTCCAGCGCGTGAAGCGCTACCGCGACGACATCCCGCTGTTCTCGCGCTTCCAGATCGAACACCAGATCGAAACGGCCTACTCGCGCACGGTGCAGCTGCCCTCGGGCGGCGCCATCGTCATCGACCACACCGAAGCGCTGGTGTCCGTGGACGTCAACTCGGCCCGCTCGACCCGCGGCGCCGACATCGAGGAAACCGCCCTGCGGACCAACTCGGAAGCCGCCGACGAAGTGGCCCGCCAGCTGCGCTTGCGCGACCTGGGCGGCCTGATCGTCATCGACTTCATCGACATGGAAGACAGCAAGAACCAGCGCGCCGTCGAACAGCGCCTGCGTGACGCCCTCCATTTCGACCGCGCCCGCGTCCAGATGGGCAAGATCTCGCGCTTCGGCCTGATGGAACTGTCGCGCCAGCGCCTGCGTCCGGCCCTGAACGAAGGCTCGCACATCACCTGCCCGCGCTGCAACGGCACCGGCGTGATCCGCGACGCCGAATCCAGCGCCCTGCACGTCCTGCGCCTGCTGCAGGAAGAAGCCATGAAGGAAAACACCGCGGCGGTCCACGCCCAGGTGCCGGTCGACGTGGCGACCTACCTGCTGAACGAAAAGCGCGCCGACATCACCAAGATGGAAGCCCGCCTGAAGGTCAACCTGGTGCTGATCCCCAACAAGCACCTGGAAACGCCGCATCACCACATCGAGCGCCTGCGCCACGACGATCCGCGCCTGGAAGAAGTGAAGACCAGCTTCGAACTGGTCGAGGCGCCGGCCACGGACGCTCCGTGGCAGCCGCGCGAAAGCGAGATCAAGGCCCGCCCCGAAGCGCTGGTCAAGGGCATCACGCCCTCGCAGCCGGCGCCCGTGTCGACCCCCGCCCCGGCGCCCGCTCCCGCGGCCGCCCCGGCGCAATCGGGCGGCGGCCTGCTCAAGCGCCTGTTCGGCTGGCTGACCGGCAATTCCGAGCCCGCCAAGACCGCGCCCGCCGCTGCCCAGGAAGAGACCGGCGCCAAGCGCGCCGCCTCGCCGGCACGTGGCAAGGGCCGTGGCGCCCATGACGGCCAGGAACGCCGCGGCGAACGCCATGGTTCCGACCGCAATCGCAACCGTCGCGGTGAATCGCGCACGGAAGGCGCCGAGGGCGGCGAAGGCGGCCGTCATCACATCCGTGGCAACCGCCGGCCCGAAGGCGAGCGCGGCGAACGCCAGGAACGCGGCGAGCGCAACAATCGCAACGAGCGTGGCGAACGCGACCAGGCAGTGCAGGCCGCACAGGCCTCGAACCGTCCCGATGTCGCGCCGGAAGCCGCTGGCGACGACGCCGGCGCCGGCCGCAACCGCCGCCGTGGCCGTGGCCGCAATCGCCGCGAGGAAGGCCAGGCCGATACGCCGATGAGCGAACAGGAAAGCATGGTCGCCGCGCTGGCCCAGTCGGTCGCGACCGCCCTGCCTGAAGCCAAGCAGCCTGCCGATGCCCAGGCCGAACCGGCGGAAGCCGTCGAACTGGCCGCCGAGGGCGTGCCCGCCACCGAAGGCGCCGAAGCCGGCGCCGATCCGGAACGCAAGCGTCGCCGCCGCCGCAGCCGTCGTGGCCGCCGCAGCGCGGACGAGGCCGGCGTGGCTGGCAGCGACGAGCAGCTGGAAGACGGCGCCGAAGACGACGCCGGCGAACAGGCCGAGAACCTGACCGCCTCCGCGCCGGCAGCAGCCGCCCCGGTGGCAGCGGCAGCCCCTGCGGCCGACGTCCCCGCGACGCCGGTTCAGGCTCCCGCGCAACAAGCCGAAGCCGTCCAGGCTGAAGCCGCGCCGGCGCCGGTCCAGGCCGAACAGGCGCCCGCCGCCGCGATCGAGCCGCAGGCCGCGCAGCCCACCCAGACTGCCGCGCCCGAGGCGACCGCTCCGGTGGCCGTCGACCCCGCCAGCCAGGTTTCCGAGCCGGCCGCGCCCGTCGCGACGCCGGTGCAAGCCGCTGTGGTGGAACCGGTGGTCGAACCCGTCGTGACGACGGCGCCCGCCGCCCCGGCCGAACCCGAAGCCGCTGCGGCCCCGGTGGTCACGCCCGCCCCGGCCGCCGCGCCGGCGCAGGCCGCGCCCACCAGCGCCCAGCCCATCGTGGTGCCGGCGACGGCTCCCTCGGCCAAGGCCCAGACCCTGCATGAAGTGGTCAACGCCGCCGGCCTGCAGTGGGTGGAGACCGATCCCGAACGCCACGCGCAGACGCAACTGCGCATCGCCGCGGCGCACACGCCGGTCCGCCTGGGCCGCGAGCGCAAGCCGGTGGCGCCGGTCTCGAACGAACCCCTGGTTCAGGTCGAAACCCGCCACTGA
- the msrQ gene encoding protein-methionine-sulfoxide reductase heme-binding subunit MsrQ, producing MKPPVADGAAAAAACKPQWSARAVGRAKPWLFLLGLAPFARWIWLGFSNGLTANPVEFLTRSSGTWTLVCLLVTLAITPLRRLTGQPALVRVRRMCGLFAFFYGAMHFMAWVWWDRGLDPVAMLQDIGERPFITVGFAAFVLMAALAATSTQWAMRKLGRRWQQLHRAIYLIGLLAVLHYWWHKAGKNDLSQPILYASVLALLLGWRLVAWWRRRPG from the coding sequence TTGAAGCCGCCGGTGGCCGATGGCGCGGCCGCGGCCGCGGCGTGCAAGCCGCAATGGTCGGCGCGGGCCGTGGGGCGCGCCAAGCCCTGGCTGTTCCTGTTGGGCCTGGCGCCGTTCGCGCGCTGGATCTGGCTGGGTTTTTCCAACGGCCTGACCGCCAACCCGGTTGAATTCCTGACCCGTTCGTCGGGCACCTGGACGCTGGTGTGCCTGCTCGTGACGCTGGCGATCACGCCCTTGCGGCGCTTGACCGGGCAGCCGGCGCTGGTGCGCGTGCGCCGCATGTGCGGCCTGTTCGCCTTCTTCTATGGCGCCATGCACTTCATGGCCTGGGTCTGGTGGGACCGTGGTCTCGATCCCGTCGCCATGCTGCAGGATATTGGCGAGCGGCCCTTCATCACGGTGGGCTTCGCCGCTTTCGTGCTGATGGCGGCGCTGGCGGCCACCTCCACCCAGTGGGCCATGCGCAAGCTGGGCAGGCGCTGGCAGCAATTGCATCGCGCCATCTATCTCATCGGCCTGCTGGCGGTGTTGCATTACTGGTGGCACAAGGCCGGCAAGAACGACCTGTCGCAGCCGATCCTCTATGCCTCGGTGCTGGCGCTGCTGCTGGGGTGGCGGCTGGTCGCCTGGTGGCGCCGCCGCCCGGGGTGA
- a CDS encoding RluA family pseudouridine synthase, protein MSLSAMRKETSSPMATPSVRMVEVGAEHAGQRLDNYLMRLCKGVPKTHIYKAIRGGEVRVNKGRISVDYRVAEGDMVRIPPLRLPDPGKPRPVPAAEFPVVFEDDAMLVVDKPAGVAVHGGSGVSFGVIEQLRAARPEAKFLELVHRLDRETSGLLMVAKKRSALLALHAMLREGRSDKHYYALVEGDWVNDRQHIKLSLSKWTTQSGERRVKVDPDGQTAHTIITLKQRFGRYSLVDAELRTGRTHQIRVHLAASGFPIVGDDKYGHDEVRAEFSRMGFGRMFLHAHQLTLNHPLTGEPMTLTAELPPACRKILKQLESV, encoded by the coding sequence ATGTCGCTTTCCGCAATGCGCAAAGAAACTTCCTCCCCTATGGCCACCCCCTCCGTCCGCATGGTGGAAGTGGGCGCCGAGCATGCCGGCCAGCGCCTGGATAATTACCTGATGCGCCTGTGCAAGGGCGTCCCCAAAACCCACATCTACAAGGCCATCCGCGGCGGCGAGGTCCGGGTAAACAAGGGACGCATCTCGGTGGACTATCGGGTCGCGGAAGGCGATATGGTCCGTATTCCGCCGCTGCGCCTGCCCGACCCTGGCAAGCCCAGGCCGGTGCCGGCGGCCGAATTCCCGGTGGTGTTCGAGGACGACGCGATGCTGGTGGTGGACAAGCCCGCCGGCGTGGCGGTCCATGGCGGCAGCGGCGTGTCCTTTGGCGTCATCGAGCAGCTGCGCGCCGCCCGCCCCGAGGCCAAGTTCCTGGAACTGGTGCACCGGCTCGACCGCGAAACCTCCGGCCTGCTGATGGTCGCCAAGAAGCGCAGCGCGCTGCTGGCCCTGCACGCCATGCTGCGCGAGGGGCGCAGCGACAAGCACTATTACGCGCTGGTCGAGGGCGACTGGGTCAACGACCGCCAGCACATCAAGCTGTCGCTGTCCAAGTGGACCACCCAGTCGGGCGAGCGCCGCGTCAAGGTCGATCCCGACGGCCAGACCGCCCACACCATCATCACGCTCAAGCAGCGCTTCGGCCGCTACAGCCTGGTGGACGCGGAACTGCGCACCGGGCGTACCCACCAGATCCGTGTGCATCTGGCGGCCAGCGGCTTTCCCATCGTGGGCGACGACAAGTACGGCCACGACGAGGTTCGCGCCGAATTCTCGCGCATGGGCTTTGGCCGCATGTTCCTGCATGCCCACCAATTGACCCTGAACCATCCGCTGACGGGCGAGCCGATGACGCTGACGGCCGAACTGCCGCCCGCCTGCCGGAAAATACTGAAACAACTGGAGTCGGTCTGA
- the msrP gene encoding protein-methionine-sulfoxide reductase catalytic subunit MsrP, producing the protein MLIRKPDDIVPSEITTEAVWRSRRDLILRAGVTAAGLGLPGWATRSAFAQGAGAGVLAGQANAAFSVMDKQTSFADITSYNNYYEFGVDKGEPAANAGKLQTRPWTVSVEGEVGKPRTFDIDELLKLAPMEERVYRLRCVEGWSMVIPWVGYSLSALLKQVEPTGNAKYVEFVTAVQRENMPGVRAAILDWPYVEGLRIDEAMHPLAMLVFGVYGKMLPNQNGAPLRLAVPWKYGFKSGKSLVKIRLVEKQPVSSWIKAAPQEYGFYANVNPTVPHPRWSQATERRIGEDGLFSPKRKTLMFNGYAEQVASLYQGMDLKANY; encoded by the coding sequence ATGTTGATACGCAAGCCCGATGACATCGTTCCGTCCGAGATCACGACCGAAGCGGTCTGGCGGTCGCGCCGCGACCTGATCCTGCGCGCCGGCGTGACGGCGGCGGGGCTGGGGTTGCCGGGGTGGGCGACGCGCAGCGCCTTCGCCCAGGGCGCCGGTGCCGGCGTCCTGGCGGGCCAGGCCAATGCGGCGTTCAGCGTCATGGACAAACAGACGTCCTTCGCTGATATCACGTCATACAACAACTACTATGAATTCGGGGTCGACAAGGGCGAGCCCGCGGCCAACGCCGGCAAGCTGCAGACCCGGCCCTGGACGGTCAGCGTCGAGGGCGAGGTCGGCAAGCCGCGCACCTTCGATATCGACGAACTGCTCAAGCTCGCGCCGATGGAAGAGCGCGTCTACCGGCTGCGCTGCGTCGAGGGGTGGTCCATGGTGATTCCCTGGGTCGGCTATTCGCTGTCGGCGCTGCTCAAGCAGGTCGAGCCCACCGGCAATGCCAAGTACGTGGAATTCGTGACCGCCGTGCAGCGCGAGAACATGCCGGGCGTGCGCGCCGCCATCCTCGACTGGCCCTACGTCGAAGGGCTGCGCATCGACGAGGCCATGCATCCGCTGGCCATGCTGGTGTTCGGCGTCTACGGCAAGATGCTGCCCAACCAGAACGGCGCGCCGCTGCGGCTGGCCGTGCCCTGGAAATACGGCTTCAAGTCGGGCAAGTCGCTGGTCAAGATCCGTTTGGTGGAAAAGCAGCCGGTATCGTCGTGGATCAAGGCCGCGCCGCAGGAATACGGCTTCTATGCCAACGTCAACCCGACCGTGCCGCATCCGCGCTGGAGCCAGGCCACCGAGCGCCGCATCGGCGAGGACGGCCTGTTCTCGCCCAAGCGCAAGACCTTGATGTTCAACGGTTATGCCGAGCAGGTCGCGTCGCTCTACCAGGGCATGGACCTGAAGGCCAACTATTGA
- a CDS encoding HAD family hydrolase, translating into MSYSLVVFDWDGTLMDSTHSIVAAIQGACRDLELPVPSASDASWVIGLSLESALRRAVPQLTQAMLPRFLERYRTHYLLRDPELRLFDGIPELLNALAERDVRLAVATGKSRVGLTRALAATGLGPMFDATRTADETFSKPHPAMLHELMSELDVDPARVVMVGDTSHDMQMATNAGVHGLGVTYGAHTLKELEGCGPQAVLESVPLVRDWLLSRTLTAAA; encoded by the coding sequence ATGTCGTATTCGCTGGTCGTTTTTGACTGGGACGGAACCCTGATGGATTCCACGCACAGCATCGTGGCCGCCATCCAGGGCGCATGCCGCGACCTGGAGCTGCCGGTGCCGTCGGCCTCCGACGCCAGCTGGGTGATCGGGCTGTCGCTGGAAAGCGCGCTGCGCCGTGCCGTGCCGCAGCTGACGCAGGCGATGCTGCCGCGCTTTCTCGAGCGCTACCGCACCCACTACCTGCTGCGCGATCCTGAATTGCGCCTTTTCGACGGCATTCCCGAGCTGTTGAACGCGCTGGCCGAGCGCGACGTGCGCCTGGCCGTGGCCACCGGCAAGAGCCGCGTGGGCCTGACGCGCGCCCTGGCCGCGACCGGCCTGGGTCCCATGTTCGACGCCACCCGCACGGCTGACGAAACCTTCAGCAAGCCGCATCCGGCCATGCTGCACGAGTTGATGAGCGAGCTGGACGTCGATCCGGCCCGCGTGGTGATGGTGGGCGACACCTCCCACGACATGCAGATGGCCACCAATGCCGGCGTGCACGGCCTGGGCGTGACCTACGGCGCACACACCCTGAAGGAACTCGAGGGTTGTGGCCCGCAAGCGGTGCTGGAGAGCGTGCCGCTGGTGCGCGACTGGCTGCTCAGCCGGACCCTGACGGCCGCTGCCTGA
- a CDS encoding Maf-like protein, which produces MPSQPSLILASSSRYRKELLTRLRLPFTAISPDVDETPQQGESPEALALRLSVAKAMAVAGGHPGSVVIGSDQVATVDGQPIGKPGDFTRAQAQLRALSGQIVEFHSALAVTDGLRVEKADIVTRCRFRRLSDQAIDAYLRAEEPYDTAGSAKAESLGIALMESIQSDDPTAIIGLPLIALTRMLAGFGLDPLTAPGAAA; this is translated from the coding sequence ATGCCCTCACAACCCAGCCTGATCCTCGCCTCCAGCTCGCGCTACCGCAAAGAACTGCTCACCCGCCTGCGCCTGCCCTTCACCGCCATTTCGCCCGATGTGGACGAAACGCCACAGCAAGGCGAATCACCCGAAGCGCTGGCGCTGCGCCTGTCGGTGGCCAAGGCCATGGCGGTGGCCGGCGGGCATCCCGGCAGCGTCGTCATCGGGTCGGATCAGGTTGCCACGGTGGACGGCCAACCCATTGGCAAGCCTGGCGATTTTACGCGCGCCCAGGCGCAATTGCGCGCACTTTCCGGGCAGATCGTGGAATTTCACAGCGCGTTGGCGGTGACTGACGGCCTCCGAGTGGAAAAAGCCGATATCGTGACGCGGTGCAGATTCCGGCGCCTGAGCGACCAGGCCATCGACGCCTACCTACGCGCCGAGGAACCCTACGATACCGCAGGCAGCGCCAAGGCGGAAAGCCTGGGCATCGCCCTGATGGAGAGCATCCAGAGCGATGACCCCACCGCCATCATCGGCCTGCCGCTGATCGCCCTGACCCGGATGCTGGCCGGCTTCGGCCTGGACCCCCTGACGGCGCCCGGAGCGGCCGCATGA
- a CDS encoding YceD family protein — translation MCGLCANAHFRRPRAKGQNIKPIDAFAFAHSGKEAQGTIPLVRLTRAVDGLPEQPAGEAGLVTWSVRGEMGKAGLLQGQPLLRIHVRANPVVVCQRCNEPFAYPVDSEVLLQLVKSEADLDDGFASGDHAAGFDDEDEDGEAGNAGNGFVSNQPEKVVGSHHFDLLAQIEDELILSVPYVPKHDVCPGAQAKDSEASQEPVVKRPSPFAVLEQLKHKD, via the coding sequence ATGTGCGGGTTGTGCGCGAATGCGCATTTCCGGCGGCCTCGTGCGAAAGGACAGAACATCAAGCCCATCGACGCATTCGCATTCGCCCATTCGGGCAAGGAAGCGCAAGGCACCATACCTCTTGTGCGGTTGACGCGCGCGGTTGACGGACTTCCCGAGCAACCGGCGGGTGAGGCCGGCCTTGTGACGTGGTCCGTGCGCGGCGAGATGGGCAAGGCCGGGCTGCTGCAAGGTCAGCCGCTCCTGCGCATACATGTGCGGGCGAATCCGGTCGTGGTGTGTCAGCGGTGCAATGAGCCGTTCGCCTATCCGGTGGACAGCGAGGTCCTGCTGCAACTGGTCAAGTCCGAAGCCGACCTCGACGACGGCTTTGCCTCCGGCGATCACGCCGCGGGTTTCGACGACGAGGACGAGGACGGCGAGGCAGGAAACGCAGGAAATGGTTTTGTGTCCAACCAGCCTGAAAAGGTGGTGGGTTCGCATCACTTCGATCTGTTGGCCCAGATCGAGGATGAGCTCATTCTGAGCGTTCCGTATGTGCCCAAGCATGATGTATGCCCGGGCGCGCAGGCCAAGGACAGCGAGGCTTCCCAAGAGCCCGTTGTCAAGCGTCCGTCGCCGTTTGCGGTGCTGGAACAACTGAAGCACAAAGATTGA
- a CDS encoding N-acetylmuramoyl-L-alanine amidase, whose protein sequence is MTMIRSAAVLLALAALAGCAQRGPAGLDLDTSITAASQSSRVRFVVLHYTSTDDALSMKLLSQGKVSAHYLIDTPGRAYRLVDESRAAWHAGESAWYGLNAMNSTSVGIEIVNPGWTDGDDGKPQWHAYGDRQIRALTILLRDIIQRHGIAPRNVVGHSDIAPQRKVDPGPLFPWKQLAAAGIGRWYDEAGAAAHLARLQAQGTPDVAWFQQQLQRLGYTSPQTGTLDRATINVLAAFQMHYRPALHDGQPDAETAAIMLAML, encoded by the coding sequence CTGACGATGATCCGATCTGCAGCGGTATTGCTGGCCCTGGCGGCCCTGGCCGGTTGCGCCCAGCGCGGCCCCGCGGGCCTGGACCTGGACACCTCCATCACCGCGGCCAGCCAGAGCAGCCGGGTGCGCTTCGTGGTCCTGCACTACACCTCGACCGACGACGCGCTGTCGATGAAGCTGCTGTCGCAGGGCAAGGTCAGCGCCCATTACCTGATCGATACGCCCGGCCGCGCCTACCGGCTGGTCGATGAGTCCCGCGCCGCCTGGCACGCCGGCGAAAGCGCCTGGTACGGCCTGAACGCCATGAACAGCACGTCGGTCGGCATCGAGATCGTCAACCCCGGCTGGACCGACGGCGATGACGGCAAACCGCAATGGCATGCCTACGGCGACCGCCAGATCCGGGCGCTGACCATCCTGCTGCGCGACATCATCCAGCGCCACGGCATCGCGCCCCGGAACGTGGTCGGCCACAGCGATATCGCGCCCCAGCGCAAGGTCGATCCCGGCCCGCTGTTCCCCTGGAAGCAACTGGCCGCGGCGGGCATCGGCCGCTGGTACGACGAAGCCGGCGCCGCCGCGCACCTGGCACGGCTGCAGGCCCAGGGCACGCCCGACGTGGCCTGGTTCCAGCAGCAACTGCAACGCCTGGGCTACACCAGCCCGCAAACCGGCACCCTGGACCGCGCCACCATCAATGTGCTGGCGGCCTTCCAGATGCACTATCGGCCCGCCCTGCACGACGGCCAGCCCGACGCGGAGACCGCGGCGATCATGCTTGCCATGCTGTAG
- a CDS encoding SAM-dependent methyltransferase, which translates to MSGSLHLIPVGLGDAAPESWLPADARERAGSLDTYIAENAKTARAFLKQVGTTRPLQEITIHTLSDKTDAAQIGAWLEPVRRGADIGLVSEAGCPAVADPGAKVVDAAHRLGITVKPWVGPSSILLGLMASGLDGQRFAFHGYAPVDAGERARQLKAWEQHSARHNQTQLLIETPYRNAAMFATLLASLKGDTKLCVARALTTADEWIVTRTIADWKKQPAPQLDKMPTLFLYLAR; encoded by the coding sequence ATGAGTGGCTCGCTGCACCTGATTCCCGTGGGGCTGGGCGACGCCGCCCCCGAAAGCTGGCTGCCCGCCGACGCGCGCGAGCGGGCCGGCAGCCTGGACACCTACATCGCCGAAAACGCCAAGACGGCGCGGGCCTTCCTCAAGCAGGTCGGCACCACCCGGCCGCTGCAGGAAATCACCATCCATACTCTGAGCGACAAGACCGACGCCGCCCAGATCGGCGCCTGGCTCGAGCCGGTGCGCCGCGGCGCCGACATCGGCCTGGTATCCGAGGCCGGCTGCCCGGCGGTCGCCGACCCTGGCGCCAAGGTGGTGGACGCCGCCCACCGGCTCGGCATCACCGTCAAACCCTGGGTCGGCCCCTCCTCCATCCTGCTGGGCCTGATGGCCAGCGGGCTGGACGGCCAGCGCTTCGCCTTCCACGGCTACGCGCCGGTGGACGCCGGCGAGCGCGCCAGGCAGCTCAAGGCGTGGGAACAGCACTCCGCGCGGCACAACCAGACGCAACTGCTGATCGAGACCCCCTACCGCAACGCCGCCATGTTCGCCACATTGCTGGCCAGCCTGAAGGGCGACACCAAGCTGTGCGTGGCGCGCGCGCTGACCACCGCCGACGAATGGATCGTCACCCGCACCATCGCCGACTGGAAGAAGCAGCCCGCCCCGCAGCTGGACAAGATGCCCACCCTGTTCCTGTACCTGGCGCGCTGA